The Triticum aestivum cultivar Chinese Spring chromosome 7B, IWGSC CS RefSeq v2.1, whole genome shotgun sequence genome window below encodes:
- the LOC123160934 gene encoding protein ALP1-like: MSALVVRSGKRKSRTECISYGLMDETDRVRRQYFEDKIWKDDATCLNMLRLGRGPFFRFCRLLRDRRLLQDTIHMSVEQQVGTFLHTVGHNIRDTPAGDNFRITGEVVSRYFKKVIRAIGELRHDLIREPLLATPTKIEGNHQWDPYFKDCVGVIDGTHVRASVTEDMEPRCRGRKTHATQNVMAAVDFDLRFTFVLAGWEGSAHDTQVLRDALERENGLRVPQGKFYLVGAGHGAKPGFLPPFRGVRCHLNEWGHNLVQDEKELFNHRHFSLRTTVKRASGSLKGRFKILDEAKPFFSYPTQVDIVIACCTVHNWVINDGIDKFIIPETECVANINHAPMTNAQPNGLANMVSFRQGIANQMWEDRQNYLQHSSM; encoded by the exons ATGTCGGCCTTGGTTGTCCGGTCTGGGAAAAGGAAAAGTAGGACTGAATGCATAAGTTATGGACTGATGGACGAGACAGATAGGGTGAGAAGACAGTATTTTGAGGACAAAATATGGAAGGATGATGCAACTTGTTTGAACATGCTTAGGCTTGGAAGAGGACCTTTCTTCCGGTTCTGTCGACTTTTAAGGGACCGCAGGTTGCTCCAAGACACGATTCATATGTCTGTTGAGCAGCAAGTTGGCACGTTCTTGCACACCGTTGGACACAACATTAGGGATACGCCAGCTGGTGACAACTTTCGTATAACCGGTGAAGTTGTTAGTCGTTATTTCAAAAAAGTCATCCGTGCCATTGGAGAGCTGCGCCATGACCTTATTAGGGAACCCTTGTTAGCGACCCCAACCAAAATAGAAGGGAATCACCAGTGGGATCCATACTTTAAG GATTGTGTTGGAGTTATTGATGGTACACATGTACGAGCCTCTGTTACAGAGGACATGGAGCCTCGCTGTCGTGGTAGAAAGACCCATGCCACTCAAAATGTGATGGCGGCTGTTGATTTTGATCTTCGGTTCACATTTGTGTTGGCTGGTTGGGAGGGGTCAGCACATGATACTCAAGTTTTACGTGATGCCTTAGAACGTGAAAATGGTCTACGTGTTCCACAAG GAAAATTCTATCTCGTTGGTGCTGGACATGGAGCCAAACCAGGGTTCTTGCCTCCTTTTCGTGGTGTGAGGTGCCATTTAAATGAGTGGGGGCACAATCTTGTTCAAGATGAGAAGGAATTGTTTAACCACAGACATTTTTCTCTTCGTACGACTGTAAAGCGTGCATCTGGGTCACTCAAGGGGAGATTCAAAATCCTTGATGAGGCCAAGCCATTTTTCTCCTATCCTACTCAAGTAGATATTGTTATAGCTTGTTGCACTGTTCACAACTGGGTTATAAATGATGGGATAGATAAATTTATCATACCTGAGACTGAATGTGTTGCCAATATTAACCATGCTCCAATGACAAATGCCCAACCAAATGGACTTGCAAACATGGTTAGTTTTCGGCAGGGAATCGCCAATCAAATGTGGGAAGACCGACAAAACTACTTGCAGCACAGTAGTATGTAA